A genomic stretch from Malus domestica chromosome 15, GDT2T_hap1 includes:
- the LOC103432870 gene encoding BTB/POZ domain-containing protein DOT3 produces the protein MSLNPPQIPEAEADYEGSDELQDQRIVVPTKHITIAGSFEKKQHSWFINSHVPTDLTIQVQGITFDVHKYPLVSKCGYVGRLEFHPSPSNFGYDLKLENFPGGSETFEIILKFCYGLPVDLNPNNIAPLRCASEFLEMTEEVQDGNLISKTEAFLTLVVLSSRKDTIAVLKSCETLSPWAENLQIVRRCCDSIAWKASRENAIGDADGQEGWWLNQVSTFRIDHFMRTIAAIKAKSNRPEFVGKCIVHYAERWLTGVDMEFEGLRGYGLGKNDMQFSVLNRRKEDGGYEYRKEQKAIIESIVSILPPQNKALPCKFLLRMLKLAMLYSASPALISELEKRAGMMLEDANVNDLLIPRYYNADQGKLVDSPEECTMHDIEVVQRIVEYFLMHEQQDQQQKTGKIAVSKLLDNYLSEIAGDPKLFITKFHVMAELLPENARTCDDGLYRAIDTYLKTHPTLPEHDRRRLCRIMNCDKLSLDACMHAAQNDRLPMRTIVQVLFSEQVKMRTVMQGKESPSGDNSEQEGNHSSTDAEIKNLKAELEKVKIKMAELQRDYSELQHEYERIIRNKQKNVSGWSLGWRKIKNSFHTKVEENEPRNNQQRTNPSRRRTTSIQRSSMS, from the exons ATGTCCCTAAATCCACCGCAAATTCCAGAGGCCGAGGCCGATTACGAGGGCTCGGACGAACTTCAAGACCAGCGCATCGTTGTTCCTACCAAACACATCACTATAGCCGGTAGCTTCGAAAAGAAACAACACTCATG GTTTATCAATTCTCATGTCCCGACAGACCTAACCATTCAAGTTCAAGGCATCACCTTCGACGTCCATAAG TATCCTTTGGTATCGAAATGTGGCTACGTAGGTCGATTGGAATTTCATCCTTCACCTTCAAATTTCGGTTATGACCTCAAGCTTGAAAACTTCCCCGGCGGATCAGAAACCtttgaaatcattttaaaattctgtTATGGTCTTCCAGTGGACTTGAACCCTAACAATATAGCTCCGTTAAGATGTGCCTCCGAATTTCTAGAAATGACTGAAGAAGTTCAAGATGGAAATCTCATTTCTAAGACTGAAGCTTTTCTCACCTTGGTTGTCCTTTCTTCACGGAAAGACACCATTGCTGTGCTTAAATCTTGTGAAACTCTCTCTCCGTGGGCTGAAAATCTTCAAATTGTCAGACGCTGCTGTGACTCAATCGCTTGGAAGGCTTCCAGAGAAAACGCCATTGGGGATGCAGACGGTCAAGAAGGTTGGTGGCTTAACCAAGTGTCTACCTTTCGAATAGATCATTTCATGAGGACTATAGCAGCAATAAAGGCAAAGAGTAACAGACCAGAGTTTGTTGGTAAATGTATCGTGCACTATGCAGAAAGATGGTTGACCGGCGTGGATATGGAGTTTGAAGGACTAAGAGGATATGGGCTTGGAAAAAATGACATGCAGTTCAGTGTATTGAATAGGAGGAAGGAGGACGGGGGTTATGAATACAGAAAGGAGCAAAAAGCAATTATTGAAAGCATAGTAAGCATACTACCTCCTCAAAACAAAGCTCTTCCATGTAAGTTCTTATTGCGGATGTTAAAGTTGGCCATGCTGTACTCTGCATCGCCAGCGTTGATTTCAGAGCTTGAAAAGAGAGCCGGGATGATGTTAGAAGATGCCAATGTGAACGATTTGCTGATTCCTAGGTACTACAATGCAGATCAAGGGAAACTGGTTGA TTCACCTGAAGAATGCACAATGCACGACATTGAAGTTGTGCAACGGATTGTGGAATATTTCTTGATGCATGAGCAGCAAGATCAGCAACAGAAGACTGGTAAAATTGCTGTTAGTAAGCTCTTAGACAACTACCTATCAGAGATTGCAGGAGACCCGAAACTCTTCATAACCAAGTTTCATGTAATGGCGGAATTACTGCCAGAAAATGCTCGAACATGTGATGATGGTCTTTACAGAGCCATCGATACCTATCTAAAG ACTCATCCTACGCTGCCTGAGCATGACAGGAGAAGGCTATGCAGAATAATGAACTGCGATAAACTATCACttgatgcatgcatgcatgctgcGCAAAATGATCGACTGCCTATGAGAACCATTGTCCAG GTTCTGTTCTCAGAGCAAGTAAAGATGAGGACAGTGATGCAAGGTAAGGAATCACCAAGCGGCGATAACTCTGAACAGGAGGGGAACCACTCATCAACAGATGCAGAGATTAAAAATCTTAAAGCAGAACTTGAGAAGGTAAAAATAAAGATGGCAGAGCTGCAGAGGGACTACTCTGAACTGCAACACGAGTATGAAAGgataataagaaacaagcaAAAGAATGTATCAGGTTGGAGTTTGGgatggagaaaaatcaagaaCTCTTTCCATACAAAAGTTGAGGAAAATGAACCTAGAAACAACCAACAAAGAACCAACCCATCTAGACGCAGAACCACCTCCATACAAAGGTCGTCAATGTCCTAA
- the LOC114821458 gene encoding uncharacterized protein yields MGSRLGRRVVHFANLPIKLLMPNNFANITEIALKTIPSASKIEIKRVMESLYGFQVDKVRTLNMEGKKKKRSGLLIAKPDYKKAYVTLKGPLSLSQDLYPIGIVQQDRKQQAANQSKSAVVEEGETEKHWLYGNKERQQQPQSARRGKSSDKGSAVFGEGAAKFPWSNMRFR; encoded by the coding sequence ATGGGAAGCAGATTGGGAAGGAGGGTAGTCCACTTCGCGAACCTAcccatcaagcttttgatgccCAACAATTTCGCCAACATCACAGAAATCGCTCTCAAAACCATCCCATCGGCCTCCAAGATCGAAATCAAGCGCGTCATGGAGTCCCTCTACGGCTTCCAGGTCGACAAGGTCCGCACCCTAAACATGGAgggcaagaagaagaagcgcAGCGGTCTTCTCATCGCAAAACCCGACTACAAGAAGGCCTACGTCACCCTCAAGGgccccctctccctctcccagGACCTCTATCCCATCGGAATCGTCCAGCAGGACCGCAAGCAGCAGGCGGCCAACCAGTCCAAGTCTGCCGTCGTCGAAGAGGGCGAGACCGAGAAGCATTGGCTTTACGGGAACAAGGAACGGCAGCAGCAGCCGCAGAGCGCTCGCAGGGGTAAGAGCAGCGATAAGGGTTCGGCTGTTTTCGGCGAGGGCGCCGCCAAGTTTCCCTGGAGCAACATGAGGTTTCGCTAG
- the LOC103401651 gene encoding UDP-N-acetylglucosamine transporter ROCK1, producing MAAAKKKTPAPPNSEQMNSRVWLFSLLLTLQYGVQPLISKRFTSREVIVTSSVLTCEIAKVICALIFMARDGSLKKVYREWTLVGALTASGLPAAIYALQNSLLQISYKNLDSLTFSMLNQTKIIFTALFTYLILRQKQSIQQIGALFLLIMAAVLLSFGEGSKKGTSSGSSDQILFSGIIPVLVASVLSGLASSLCQWASQVKKHSSYLMTIEMSIVGSLCLLASTSKSPDGEAIRKHGYFYGWTLTTWIPVMSNALGGILVGLVTSYAGGVKKGFVIVSALVVTAMLQFIFEGKPPSLYCVLALPLVASSISIYQKYPYRVKKKDA from the exons ATGGCGGCCGCCAAGAAAAAAACTCCGGCGCCGCCGAACTCTGAGCAAATGAACTCAAGGGTCTGGCTCTTTTCCCTCCTACTCACACTCCAATACGGAGTTCAGCCCCTCATCTCGAAACGCTTCACCAG TAGGGAAGTGATCGTAACGTCGTCGGTTCTGACGTGCGAGATAGCCAAGGTTATCTGTGCCCTAATTTTCATGGCCAGAGACGGTAGCTTGAAGAAGGTGTACAGAGAGTGGACTTTGGTTGGTGCGTTGACCGCCTCGGGGCTCCCTGCCGCCATATACGCATTGCAGAATAGTTTGCTGCAGATTTCTTACAAGAACCTTGATTCCCTCACCTTCTCAATGCTCAACCAGACTAAAATCATTTTCACTGCCCTCTTTACGTATTTGATTTTGAG GCAGAAGCAATCGATTCAACAGATTGGGGCGCTCTTCTTGTTGATTATGGCAGCTGTCCTTTTAAGTTTTGGGGAAGGCTCCAAAAAAGGGACTAGTAGCGGCAGTTCTGACCAGATATTGTTTAGTGGGATTATTCCCGTTTTGGTGGCCTCTGTGCTCTCAGGTTTGGCGTCCTCTTTGTGTCAATGGGCTTCCCAG GTTAAGAAACACTCATCGTATTTGATGACCATAGAGATGTCTATTGTGGGAAGTTTATGCTTGTTGGCTAGTACCTCTAAGTCTCCAGATGGAGAAGCTATCAGAAAACATGGCTATTTTTATGGATGGACTTTGACGACTTGG aTCCCAGTTATGTCCAATGCCCTTGGTGGAATTCTTGTTGGCCTAGTCACAAGTTATGCTGGCGGCGTTAAAAAG GGGTTTGTTATTGTTTCTGCCCTTGTTGTTACCGCTATGCTGCAGTTCATTTTTGAAGGGAAACCACCTTCACTGTATTGTGTCCTGGCGCTTCCTCTCGTGGCCAGCAGCATTTCGATATACCAGAAGTATCCATACCGTGTTAAAAAGAAAGACGCGTAA
- the LOC139192620 gene encoding asparagine synthetase [glutamine-hydrolyzing] 3-like — translation MTDVPFGVLLSGGLDSSLVAAVASRYLADSEAACQWESQLHTFCIGLESSPDLKAAREVADYLGTRHHAFHFTVQEGIDALEEVTYHIETYDVTTIRASTPMFLMSRKIKSLGVKMVISGVRFR, via the exons ATGACAGATGTACCATTCGGTGTTCTTTTGTCTGGAGGACTGGACTCATCACTTGTTGCTGCTGTGGCTAGTCGCTATTTGGCTGATTCAGAAGCTGCATGTCAGTGGGAATCACAGTTGCACACGTTTTGCATTGGCCTGGAG AGCTCACCAGATTTGAAAGCAGCGAGAGAAGTTGCAGATTATCTTGGGACTCGTCATCATGCGTTTCACTTTACTGTCCAG GAAGGCATAGATGCACTTGAGGAAGTTACTTACCATATTGAAACATATGATGTAACGACTATCAGAGCTAGCACTCCCATGTTTCTTATGTCTCGAAAAATTAAATCTTTGGGAGTAAAGATGGTTATTTCTGGGGTAAGGTTCAGATGA
- the LOC139192619 gene encoding asparagine synthetase [glutamine-hydrolyzing] 2-like — protein MNIDPEWKMIRPGRIEKWVLRNAFDNDQKPYLPKHILYRQKEQFSDGVGYSWIDGLTDHANSQVTDSMLISASFIYPENTPTTKEAYYYRTIFEKFFPKNAARSTVPGGPSVACSTAKAVEWDAEWLKNPDPSGRAALGNHAAAYEEAAGNASNGNVLSGSQKVQEGIVAKAAAVV, from the exons ATGAACATTGATCCAGAATGGAAAATG ATCAGGCCTGGGAGAATTGAGAAGTGGGTCTTACGCAATGCATTTGACAATGATCAGAAGCCATATTTGCCAAAG CACATATTGTACAGGCAGAAGGAACAGTTCAGTGATGGTGTTGGTTACAGTTGGATTGATGGCTTGACAGATCATGCAAACAGTCAA GTAACAGATTCAATGCTGATCAGTGCTAGCTTCATTTACCCTGAAAACACTCCTACCACAAAAGAAGCATACTATTACCGGACAATATttgagaagttctttccaaag AATGCTGCCAGATCAACAGTTCCGGGTGGTCCAAGTGTGGCATGCAGTACAGCAAAAGCTGTGGAATGGGATGCAGAATGGTTGAAAAATCCTGATCCATCTGGTCGGGCTGCACTTGGTAATCATGCAGCTGCGTACGAGGAAGCAGCAGGGAATGCAAGTAATGGAAATGTTCTCAGTGGCTCTCAAAAAGTACAAGAAGGGATTGTAGCGAAAGCTGCCGCCGTTGTTTGA
- the LOC139192271 gene encoding UDP-N-acetylglucosamine transporter ROCK1-like, which translates to MAAAKKKTPAPPNSEQMNSRVWLFSLLLTLQYGVQPLISKRFTSREVIVTSSVLTCEIAKVICALIFMARDGSLKKVYREWTLVGALTASGLPAAIYALQNSLLQISYKNLDSLTFSMLNQTKIIFTALFTYLILRQKQSIQQIGALFLLIMAAVLLSFGEGSKKGTSSGSSDQILFSGIIPVLVASVLSGLASSLCQWASQVKKHSSYLMTIEMSIVGSLCLLASTSKSPDGEAIRKHGYFYGWTLTTWVMTIMIFDIFLEF; encoded by the exons ATGGCGGCCGCCAAGAAAAAAACTCCGGCGCCGCCGAACTCTGAGCAAATGAACTCAAGGGTCTGGCTCTTTTCCCTCCTACTCACACTCCAATACGGAGTTCAGCCCCTCATCTCGAAACGCTTCACCAG TAGGGAAGTGATCGTAACGTCGTCGGTTCTGACGTGCGAGATAGCCAAGGTTATCTGTGCCCTAATTTTCATGGCCAGAGACGGTAGCTTGAAGAAGGTGTACAGAGAGTGGACTTTGGTTGGTGCGTTGACCGCCTCGGGGCTCCCTGCCGCCATATACGCATTGCAGAATAGTTTGCTGCAGATTTCTTACAAGAACCTTGATTCCCTCACCTTCTCAATGCTCAACCAGACTAAAATCATTTTCACTGCCCTCTTTACGTATTTGATTTTGAG GCAGAAGCAATCGATTCAACAGATTGGGGCGCTCTTCTTGTTGATTATGGCAGCTGTCCTTTTAAGTTTTGGGGAAGGCTCCAAAAAAGGGACTAGTAGCGGCAGTTCTGACCAGATATTGTTTAGTGGGATTATTCCCGTTTTGGTGGCCTCTGTGCTCTCAGGTTTGGCGTCCTCTTTGTGTCAATGGGCTTCCCAG GTTAAGAAACACTCATCGTATTTGATGACCATAGAGATGTCTATTGTGGGAAGTTTATGCTTGTTGGCTAGTACCTCTAAGTCTCCAGATGGAGAAGCTATCAGAAAACATGGCTATTTTTATGGATGGACTTTGACGACTTGGGTAATGACCATTATGATATTTGACATTTTCCTTGAGTTTTGA